The genomic interval CTGCGCTTGCCCCGGCGACACATGGGCGGTAATCCACTTCGCGAGGTCTTCACGCAGCGCGCGGCGTTGCGGGCCCCGGAGCAGCTTCTCGTTCGGCGACTTGTCGGGCAGCGCCTTGATTTCCGCCAGGCGCGCGCGGTACCGCTCGAATTCCTTCTCGATTTCGTTCTTTTGGGTGTCGCTCAGGCCAAGTACCTGCACCAGCGAGTTCAACTCCGATTCGTCGCCGCCGGACTCCTTCGCCTCGAGGAGTTCGCGGCGCGCCTTCGCTTCGGCGGACTCGCTCTTGGTTTTGGACTCGCCGCTGTCCGCAGCATCGGATTCGTCCTTGTTTTTCTTCTTTCCCTTCGTGTCCTTGGTGTCTGCCTCGGTTACGGGCGATGCGCCTTCCGCGGCACTCCCTGCGGATGCCGCGCCCCTCTTTTCCTTTTTCTCTTTTCCCTCCGCGGCATTCACACTCCCAACCGCGACGCTGATGCACAAGGCCAAAAGACCCAACATCCTAATCGGCCGCATATGACACGCTCCTTTTCATGGCGTCTACCCAAAATGCCACCGGCATTTCTCGTTAGTTGCCCATCGTTCAGATACTACACGTTGCACACCTGCGCGCAAACGCGCCAAACCGGGGATCGTAACGGGTGACCGCCCATACCGACAAGCCGGTATAATGAACGTGGGGGACAAATGCATGGACGCACTCGCGCAGTTGCATCCTGTGGCGCAGGCGGGGCTTGCCACACTGTTCACTTGGGGCGTCACCGCGCTGGGCGCTTCGGTGGTCTTCGCGTTTCGCGCATTCAACCAAAAAGTGCTCGACGGGATGCTGGGCATGGCGGCCGGCGTGATGATCGCCGCGAGCTTCTGGTCGTTGCTCGCGCCCGCGATCGAGTTGAGCGCGGGAAACGGCGCGTCCCCGTGGGGCCCGCCGCTCGTTGGGTTTCTGTGCGGTGGCGGTTTTCTTTGGGCAGCGGACAAGGTCCTTCCCCACTTGCATCCCGGTTTTGCCATGAGCGAAGCAGAGGGCATTCACACCTCTTGGCGGCGCAGCACCTTGCTCGTCCTCGCCATCACGCTCCACAACGTGCCGGAAGGGCTCGCCGTGGGCGTAGCGTTCGGCGCGGCCGCGATGGATTTGCCCGGCGCGACTCTCGGCGGCGCGCTGGCGCTGGCCATCGGCATCGGAATTCAAAACTTCCCCGAAGGCACAGCCGTGGCGCTGCCGCTGCGGCGCGAGGGCATGTCGCGCGCGGGCAGT from Candidatus Hydrogenedentota bacterium carries:
- a CDS encoding ZIP family metal transporter, with the protein product MDALAQLHPVAQAGLATLFTWGVTALGASVVFAFRAFNQKVLDGMLGMAAGVMIAASFWSLLAPAIELSAGNGASPWGPPLVGFLCGGGFLWAADKVLPHLHPGFAMSEAEGIHTSWRRSTLLVLAITLHNVPEGLAVGVAFGAAAMDLPGATLGGALALAIGIGIQNFPEGTAVALPLRREGMSRAGSFMYGQMSGAVEPIAGTLGAAAVLAMQPMLPYALSFAAGAMIFVVAEELIPESQRRGDTDLPTIGVMAGFAVMMTLDVALG